The following are encoded together in the Parabacteroides chongii genome:
- a CDS encoding sugar transferase has product MKRNRQAVKYIVSDFVSAAVVWFLFNWLRFEEMAMYEVATSFTNYLTYIQVLKGQLFVPFFWLILYYFSGYYNKPLGKSRLTELFSTFVTVLIGVVFIFFVVVLNDLPRSFHIYYELFFALLGLQFFMTYIPRLIITQSGLRKIKSREWAMNVLIIGAGARAARIAGDLYRLGFHISGFIPEDEVTPLSVKKEEVVGTLSDLASVIADKNIDELVLAAETDDNKKQLTILYSLYYYGLPIKVLADKLSMLSQVKIKTIRGIPLVNVTENNLSAVEKNIKYVMDKVLSALVLVLLSPMYLYIAWRVKKDSPGPVFFRQERIGYMGKPFYIYKFRTMYTDAEDKGPLLASEKDKRITPFGHVLRKYRLDEFPQFWNVLKGDMSIVGPRPERRFFIDQIVKKAPYYYLLHNVRPGITSLGMVKYGYANDVDKMIERLKYDVLYYENMSLVLDITILIFTVRTVFTGKGI; this is encoded by the coding sequence ATGAAAAGAAACAGACAGGCAGTAAAATACATAGTATCGGATTTTGTATCGGCAGCGGTCGTCTGGTTTTTATTCAACTGGCTGCGTTTTGAAGAGATGGCCATGTATGAGGTGGCTACTTCTTTTACTAACTATCTGACCTACATACAGGTCTTGAAAGGACAGTTGTTCGTACCATTCTTCTGGCTGATATTGTATTATTTTTCAGGTTACTACAACAAACCGCTGGGTAAGTCGAGGCTGACGGAGTTATTCTCCACGTTCGTGACTGTGTTGATCGGAGTGGTTTTTATATTTTTCGTGGTGGTGCTGAATGACTTGCCCCGTTCTTTTCATATTTATTATGAGCTGTTCTTTGCTCTTTTGGGATTACAGTTTTTTATGACTTATATTCCCCGTCTGATAATCACACAAAGCGGTTTGCGAAAGATCAAGAGCCGGGAGTGGGCGATGAATGTCTTGATTATCGGAGCCGGAGCGAGGGCTGCCCGTATTGCCGGCGATCTTTATCGGTTGGGATTTCATATTTCCGGGTTCATACCCGAAGATGAAGTAACGCCGCTGTCGGTGAAAAAGGAAGAGGTGGTCGGGACGTTATCTGATTTGGCATCGGTTATAGCAGACAAGAATATCGACGAACTGGTGTTGGCGGCTGAAACGGACGATAACAAGAAACAGCTTACCATTCTTTATTCGCTTTATTATTATGGCTTGCCGATAAAGGTTTTGGCGGATAAGCTAAGTATGTTGTCGCAGGTGAAGATAAAGACGATCCGGGGTATTCCTTTGGTGAATGTGACGGAAAATAATCTATCGGCAGTTGAAAAGAATATCAAGTATGTGATGGATAAAGTTTTGTCTGCGTTGGTACTGGTGCTGCTCTCGCCGATGTATCTTTATATAGCCTGGCGGGTGAAGAAGGATTCGCCCGGACCGGTGTTTTTCCGGCAGGAACGGATCGGATATATGGGAAAGCCCTTTTATATCTATAAATTTCGGACGATGTATACCGACGCGGAGGATAAAGGTCCTCTGCTTGCTTCGGAGAAGGATAAAAGGATCACTCCTTTCGGTCATGTTCTGAGGAAATATAGGTTAGACGAGTTTCCGCAGTTTTGGAATGTGCTGAAAGGGGATATGTCGATTGTCGGCCCGCGGCCTGAGAGAAGGTTTTTTATCGATCAAATCGTGAAAAAAGCTCCTTATTATTATTTGTTGCATAATGTAAGACCGGGTATCACTTCGTTGGGAATGGTGAAATATGGCTATGCCAATGATGTCGATAAGATGATAGAGCGTTTAAAGTATGATGTATTATATTATGAAAATATGTCGTTGGTACTGGATATAACCATATTGATTTTTACAGTGCGGACGGTGTTTACTGGTAAAGGTATTTGA
- a CDS encoding L-threonylcarbamoyladenylate synthase, whose translation MTEDIKKACEVMQAGGIILYPTDTIWGIGCDATDEKAVQRVYDLKRRADNKAMLVLMDSPAKLNMYVNDIPDIAWDLIEVADKPLTIIYSNAKNLAENLLADDGSVGIRITNEEFSRRLCERFRKPLVSTSANVSGDPSPANFSEVSEVIKDGVDYIVSYRQDDMGKAQPSNILKLGAGGLIQVIR comes from the coding sequence ATGACGGAAGATATAAAAAAAGCCTGTGAGGTGATGCAGGCGGGAGGGATAATTCTTTATCCTACAGATACTATCTGGGGAATTGGTTGCGATGCGACCGATGAGAAAGCCGTACAGCGTGTGTACGACCTAAAGAGAAGAGCTGACAATAAGGCTATGCTGGTCCTGATGGATAGCCCGGCCAAACTAAATATGTATGTGAATGATATTCCGGATATAGCCTGGGATCTGATCGAAGTGGCGGATAAACCGCTGACTATCATTTATTCCAATGCAAAGAATCTGGCTGAAAACCTGTTGGCAGACGACGGAAGTGTCGGCATACGTATAACCAATGAAGAGTTTTCACGTCGGTTATGCGAACGTTTCCGCAAGCCGTTGGTCTCGACTTCAGCCAATGTGAGCGGAGATCCTTCTCCTGCTAATTTCTCTGAAGTGTCCGAGGTGATAAAGGATGGCGTCGACTACATCGTTTCTTATCGTCAGGATGATATGGGCAAGGCACAACCGTCGAACATTCTTAAACTGGGTGCCGGAGGTCTTATTCAGGTGATCAGGTAA
- the recJ gene encoding single-stranded-DNA-specific exonuclease RecJ, with protein MINKWNFQTPTEEELRKRDALAAEIGFSPIICLLLVQRGITTAEEARKFFKPNLNDLHDPFLMPDMDKAVKRLNRALGNKEKILIYGDYDVDGTTAVSLVYKYLRPYSSSLDYYIPDRYDEGYGISYKGIDYASDNGVSLIISLDCGIKAIEKIEYAKGKGIDFIICDHHMPDDTLPDAVAVLDAKRVDSIYPYEHLSGCGVGFKFMQAFAKSNNFPFSELEKLLELTAVSIASDIVPITGENRILAYYGLKQLNSNPSLGLKGIIDICGLTGKDITISDIVFKIGPRINASGRMMNGKEAVELLLAKDVESAREKSENINQYNDERRELDKKITDEANAIIDEFANMEDRKAIVVYNRGWHKGVIGIVASRLTEKYYRPAVVLTKSSELITGSARSVTGFDIYKAIENCRDLLENFGGHTYAAGLSLREENLDAFTERFLKLAADEIIPEQMTPQIDIDAVLDLKDINAKFMSELKKMNPFGPDNQKPVFCSLNVKDYGTSKLVGKELEHIKLELIDDKSNTPIHGIAFGMHQHSTHIKGMKPFNICYTIEENTYNGNTTLQLMIKDIKVDDI; from the coding sequence ATGATTAACAAATGGAATTTTCAAACCCCTACAGAAGAAGAATTACGTAAGAGAGATGCACTGGCAGCCGAAATCGGCTTCAGCCCGATCATCTGCCTGCTGCTTGTTCAGAGAGGGATCACGACGGCTGAAGAGGCCAGAAAATTCTTTAAACCCAACCTGAACGACCTGCACGATCCGTTCCTTATGCCGGATATGGATAAGGCGGTAAAGCGGTTGAACAGAGCCTTGGGGAATAAAGAAAAGATTCTGATCTACGGCGATTATGACGTGGACGGTACAACAGCCGTATCGCTTGTCTACAAGTACCTGAGACCTTATTCTTCATCCCTGGATTATTATATCCCGGACCGTTATGATGAAGGATACGGCATTTCTTACAAGGGGATCGATTATGCCTCCGACAACGGAGTCTCATTAATTATTTCACTCGATTGCGGAATCAAGGCAATCGAAAAGATCGAATATGCCAAAGGCAAAGGTATCGACTTTATCATCTGCGACCACCATATGCCGGATGATACACTGCCGGATGCCGTGGCTGTACTGGATGCCAAACGGGTGGATTCCATCTATCCCTATGAGCATCTGTCAGGTTGCGGCGTAGGCTTTAAATTTATGCAGGCATTTGCCAAAAGCAATAACTTCCCGTTCTCGGAACTGGAAAAACTGCTGGAACTGACAGCCGTCAGCATTGCTTCCGACATCGTGCCTATCACCGGTGAAAACCGTATCCTGGCCTATTATGGACTAAAACAGCTGAACAGTAACCCGAGCCTGGGACTGAAAGGTATCATCGACATCTGCGGACTGACCGGAAAAGATATAACCATCAGCGACATCGTTTTCAAGATCGGTCCTCGCATCAATGCGTCCGGACGAATGATGAACGGAAAGGAAGCAGTCGAACTGTTACTGGCAAAGGATGTGGAATCGGCGCGTGAAAAGAGCGAAAACATCAATCAATACAACGACGAACGCCGGGAGCTGGATAAGAAGATAACCGACGAAGCGAATGCCATCATCGATGAATTTGCCAATATGGAGGACCGGAAAGCGATTGTCGTTTACAACCGCGGATGGCATAAAGGCGTGATCGGCATCGTCGCTTCCCGCCTGACGGAAAAGTATTACCGTCCGGCAGTCGTACTGACCAAATCGTCCGAACTGATTACCGGTTCCGCCCGCTCGGTCACAGGTTTCGATATCTACAAGGCGATCGAGAACTGCCGCGACCTGTTGGAAAACTTCGGAGGACACACCTACGCTGCCGGCCTTTCCCTGAGGGAGGAAAACCTGGATGCTTTTACCGAACGTTTCCTGAAATTGGCTGCCGACGAAATTATTCCGGAACAGATGACTCCGCAAATCGATATCGATGCGGTTCTGGATCTGAAAGATATCAATGCCAAGTTCATGAGTGAACTGAAGAAAATGAATCCTTTCGGTCCGGACAACCAAAAACCGGTGTTCTGCTCGCTGAACGTAAAAGATTACGGGACAAGCAAACTGGTCGGAAAGGAACTGGAACACATCAAACTGGAACTGATAGACGACAAGTCGAACACGCCGATCCACGGTATCGCATTCGGAATGCATCAGCACAGCACACATATTAAAGGTATGAAACCTTTCAATATCTGCTACACGATCGAAGAAAATACATATAACGGTAACACGACCTTGCAGCTCATGATTAAAGACATAAAGGTCGATGACATATGA
- a CDS encoding RecQ family ATP-dependent DNA helicase, with protein sequence MDVYHKILEKYWGYPAFRPLQEDIIHSVCEGKDTLGLMPTGGGKSITFQVPALVMEGICIVVTPLIALMKDQVDNLRRLGIKATAVYSGMTRQEIIAQLENCIFGDYKFLYVSPERLGTDIFKSKLQAMNVNLLVIDESHCISQWGYDFRPSYLSIADIREELPGVPVLALTATATPEVVNDIQERLHFKEKNVFKKSFVRKNLSYIVRQTEDKLNSLVYILGKVPGTAIVYVRNRKRTKEVAVMLQQAGISADFFHAGLNRDEKNLRQSRWKNNECRVIVSTNAFGMGIDKPDVRLVVHLDMPGSLEEYYQEAGRAGRDEQRAYAVALCSNIDCTKLKKRLADEFPDRDFICRVYEALGNYYQIAMGFGLDTVHDFSLVDFCTAYKFSHLQAHHALKILELAGYIEYTEEQENASRLVFTATRDELYKYLHQDKKTDEVIQCILRSYTGLFSDYVYINEGLISTRTGLSQQEIYDVLIGLSKYRIVNYIPHKKTPLIIYTRTREELKYLSIPRSAYEERKERFESRINRVMEYINEDRICRSRMLISYFGEKDPSDCGCCDVCLAKNDSGLNNHTFNAIRDALLKALADGPAEAKSLTENLPFPSDKLITAIRFLAEHDERFSLEDGIVSLTKTNTMSDNEHHETQSRTE encoded by the coding sequence GTGGACGTCTACCATAAGATATTAGAAAAGTATTGGGGATACCCTGCTTTTCGCCCTTTGCAGGAAGATATTATTCACTCCGTTTGTGAGGGAAAAGATACACTCGGGCTGATGCCGACTGGGGGAGGCAAGTCGATTACCTTCCAGGTGCCGGCATTGGTCATGGAGGGAATATGCATTGTCGTGACCCCTTTGATCGCTTTGATGAAAGACCAGGTCGACAATCTCCGCCGACTGGGAATCAAAGCGACTGCCGTCTATTCAGGAATGACACGACAGGAGATCATCGCCCAACTGGAGAACTGTATCTTCGGCGATTACAAATTCCTGTATGTTTCTCCCGAACGGTTAGGGACCGATATATTCAAGAGCAAGTTGCAGGCGATGAACGTCAACCTACTGGTCATCGACGAAAGTCATTGTATCTCGCAATGGGGATATGACTTCCGTCCCTCCTATCTGAGCATTGCCGATATCCGTGAGGAACTTCCCGGGGTACCGGTACTCGCCCTGACAGCCACAGCCACTCCGGAAGTGGTCAACGACATTCAGGAACGGCTGCATTTCAAGGAGAAAAATGTATTCAAGAAGAGTTTCGTACGGAAAAACCTCTCGTACATCGTACGGCAGACCGAGGATAAACTAAACTCACTGGTCTATATTCTGGGGAAAGTGCCCGGAACGGCTATCGTGTATGTACGTAACCGGAAACGGACCAAGGAAGTGGCAGTCATGCTCCAACAGGCGGGTATTTCAGCAGACTTCTTCCATGCCGGACTCAACCGGGATGAAAAGAACCTGCGTCAAAGCCGTTGGAAGAACAACGAATGCCGGGTAATCGTATCGACCAATGCATTCGGTATGGGTATCGACAAGCCGGATGTACGCCTGGTGGTCCATTTGGATATGCCCGGATCGCTGGAGGAATATTACCAGGAAGCCGGACGTGCCGGACGTGATGAACAGAGGGCTTATGCCGTTGCGTTATGCTCCAATATAGATTGTACGAAACTAAAGAAACGGCTGGCGGACGAGTTTCCGGACAGGGATTTTATCTGCCGGGTCTATGAAGCCCTGGGCAATTATTATCAGATAGCAATGGGCTTCGGACTGGATACGGTACACGATTTCTCACTCGTCGATTTCTGTACGGCCTATAAGTTTTCGCATCTGCAGGCACACCATGCCTTGAAGATACTGGAACTGGCGGGCTACATAGAGTACACGGAAGAACAGGAGAATGCTTCACGCCTTGTATTTACGGCTACGCGCGACGAACTTTACAAGTATCTGCATCAGGATAAGAAAACGGACGAGGTGATACAATGTATCCTCCGTTCCTATACCGGACTATTTTCGGATTACGTATATATTAATGAAGGATTGATCTCTACCCGGACCGGTTTAAGCCAGCAGGAAATCTACGATGTATTGATCGGCCTGTCCAAATACAGAATCGTAAATTATATTCCTCATAAGAAAACGCCTCTTATCATTTATACCCGGACCCGCGAAGAGCTTAAATACCTCTCCATCCCCCGTTCGGCCTATGAAGAGCGTAAAGAACGTTTCGAAAGCCGGATCAACCGGGTCATGGAATATATCAACGAAGACCGGATCTGCCGGAGCCGGATGCTGATCTCCTACTTCGGGGAAAAGGATCCTTCCGACTGTGGTTGTTGTGACGTCTGCCTGGCTAAAAACGATTCCGGCCTGAACAATCATACATTCAATGCCATACGCGACGCTTTGCTGAAAGCACTGGCGGACGGTCCGGCAGAAGCCAAAAGTCTGACGGAGAATTTACCTTTTCCTTCCGACAAGCTGATCACCGCCATTCGTTTCCTGGCTGAACATGATGAACGCTTTTCGCTGGAAGACGGAATAGTAAGCCTTACGAAAACGAACACTATGTCCGATAACGAACACCACGAAACGCAGTCGAGAACTGAATAA
- a CDS encoding ABC transporter permease: MYKVYFRQAMQMLRQNKFFSIVYITGTGLAITMVMVLAILYYFRTGNITPESNRDRMMIIQHGKILNKEKGEGNGSSKLSYPTIKECFYPLQKPEAVTAILPIGEQIEFIQVQGNNDVYNGLVMGTDVAFWKVFQFKFLSGKPYTEEEFTSGIKKAVVSESLARRLFNTSDATGKTFLLNFEEYQVSGVVEDVSSITKYCYAEMWIPFTNRPEQIQGSKWCNYLLGHMIVCILAKEPGDFDAIRQEAEELCKRYSDGNPQFNYVLNGQPDTVLRAWLHEEDSFNMPDYLKIYLQFVLVVLLLLLVPSINLTGMTASRMKKRMEELGIRKAFGAQNRTLLMQILYENLLLTLLGGLIGLLLSYGLICSLKGWLLGNYGWDGTSLVASIDLSPGMLINPAIFGYTLLFCLVLNLMSALIPAWRALRRPIVDAINDK; the protein is encoded by the coding sequence ATGTATAAAGTCTATTTCAGGCAGGCAATGCAGATGCTGAGGCAAAACAAGTTTTTCAGTATCGTATATATAACCGGTACCGGCCTGGCCATTACAATGGTTATGGTACTGGCTATCTTATATTATTTCCGCACAGGGAATATTACGCCGGAAAGTAACCGCGACCGGATGATGATCATACAGCATGGTAAAATACTTAACAAAGAAAAAGGAGAAGGAAACGGAAGCAGCAAACTGTCCTACCCGACCATCAAAGAATGTTTTTATCCCTTGCAAAAACCGGAAGCCGTCACCGCCATCCTTCCGATCGGAGAACAGATAGAATTTATACAGGTTCAAGGAAACAACGATGTCTACAACGGGCTTGTGATGGGGACAGACGTTGCCTTTTGGAAAGTCTTCCAATTCAAATTCCTGTCGGGAAAACCTTATACGGAGGAAGAATTCACATCGGGAATCAAAAAAGCAGTCGTCAGTGAATCACTGGCCCGCCGGCTATTCAATACATCCGATGCAACCGGTAAAACATTCCTGTTAAATTTTGAAGAATACCAGGTGTCCGGTGTAGTAGAAGATGTCTCTTCCATAACAAAATACTGTTATGCCGAGATGTGGATACCCTTCACCAACCGCCCCGAACAGATACAGGGTAGTAAATGGTGCAATTATCTTTTAGGCCATATGATCGTGTGCATTCTGGCAAAAGAGCCGGGTGACTTCGATGCCATCCGGCAGGAAGCCGAAGAGCTTTGCAAACGTTACAGTGACGGAAATCCGCAATTCAACTACGTATTAAATGGCCAGCCGGACACGGTACTGCGTGCCTGGTTACACGAAGAAGACTCTTTCAACATGCCGGATTATCTGAAGATTTACCTGCAATTCGTATTAGTAGTGCTTCTGCTGTTACTGGTACCTTCCATCAATTTGACAGGCATGACTGCTTCACGCATGAAAAAGCGCATGGAAGAATTGGGTATCCGCAAAGCTTTCGGTGCTCAGAACCGGACACTGCTTATGCAGATTCTATACGAAAATCTACTGCTTACCCTGTTAGGTGGACTGATCGGATTACTTCTTTCCTATGGCTTGATCTGTTCTCTGAAAGGATGGCTGCTGGGCAATTATGGCTGGGACGGAACTTCCCTGGTTGCTTCCATCGACCTTTCACCCGGTATGCTGATCAATCCGGCCATCTTCGGATATACCTTGCTCTTCTGCCTGGTTTTAAACCTGATGTCTGCCCTTATTCCTGCCTGGCGTGCACTCAGACGACCCATTGTTGATGCTATAAACGATAAATAA
- a CDS encoding ABC transporter permease, translating to MIQHLLKLIWKQRRQNAWIVAELFLVFILVWYIMDYFTTIRYADSIENAYNIEDTYQIRLTTVPVNSPNYIRYENAEKQPVDQYLSIIERIRQYPQVEDVCLTLDSSPYNPSYMDNRMGRDSSEMVQFQYLPVTPSYFDVFKVRSLDGKEPSSLKNALTEKDIVISRKLAETLFPDGQAKGHSIYMNDDNSFRIGGVCGALKRDDYSREERAAYFLLSTSGFSDWDERQLAGSLGISLRAKPGLRPKEFISNFQRDMREQINIGNFVLSRVDSYADLRDRLYLTNGVTDAIRYRIAFMVFLVFNIFLGIIGTFWFRNEYRKPEIGLRLAIGSTRRQILQMMIGEGWLLLSLVAIPAAIICINIAKLEFVGTNIMPVTFFRIFTGLISTYLLMALFITLGAWYPAYLSSRIAPADTLRSE from the coding sequence ATGATACAACATCTCTTAAAACTCATATGGAAACAACGCAGACAAAATGCCTGGATTGTAGCCGAATTGTTCCTTGTGTTCATTTTAGTGTGGTATATTATGGATTACTTTACCACGATCCGGTATGCCGATTCGATCGAAAATGCTTATAATATAGAAGATACTTATCAGATACGACTCACGACCGTTCCTGTAAACAGTCCGAATTACATCCGGTATGAAAACGCAGAAAAACAGCCTGTCGACCAGTATTTATCCATTATCGAACGTATCCGGCAATATCCGCAGGTAGAAGATGTTTGCCTGACACTCGACAGTAGCCCTTACAACCCCAGTTACATGGATAACCGGATGGGAAGGGACAGTTCCGAAATGGTCCAATTTCAATATTTGCCGGTTACTCCCTCCTACTTCGATGTATTCAAAGTCCGGTCTTTAGACGGAAAAGAACCCTCTTCCTTAAAAAATGCATTGACAGAAAAGGATATTGTCATTTCCCGTAAACTGGCAGAAACTCTTTTTCCCGACGGACAGGCTAAAGGCCATTCCATTTACATGAATGATGACAATTCATTCCGCATAGGAGGTGTTTGCGGAGCGTTAAAACGGGATGATTACAGCCGGGAAGAAAGGGCGGCTTATTTTCTGTTGTCTACGTCCGGATTCAGTGATTGGGACGAGCGGCAACTCGCCGGATCACTGGGCATCAGCCTGCGGGCAAAGCCAGGACTTCGGCCCAAAGAGTTCATTTCCAATTTCCAGCGGGATATGAGGGAGCAGATAAATATCGGAAACTTTGTACTTTCCAGAGTGGACTCTTATGCTGATTTAAGGGACAGGCTCTATCTTACCAACGGAGTGACAGATGCCATCCGCTACCGGATAGCTTTTATGGTATTCCTGGTCTTCAATATTTTCCTGGGAATTATCGGTACTTTCTGGTTCCGCAACGAATACAGAAAACCGGAAATCGGCCTGCGCCTGGCGATCGGTTCCACACGCCGTCAGATATTACAAATGATGATCGGCGAAGGCTGGCTGCTGTTAAGCCTGGTAGCTATCCCTGCCGCTATCATTTGCATTAATATAGCCAAACTGGAATTTGTCGGGACGAATATCATGCCGGTTACGTTCTTCCGCATCTTTACCGGTTTAATTTCAACTTATCTGCTTATGGCACTCTTTATTACATTGGGCGCCTGGTATCCGGCTTACCTGTCGTCAAGAATAGCCCCGGCAGATACGCTACGGAGCGAATAA
- a CDS encoding ThuA domain-containing protein: MKHLFLGKLWVVLLSLFCVCSVSARKPIKTLLITGQNNHNWQVSHVVLKQILENSGRFSVDFAVSPSQGQDMSGFVLDFTPYELVVLDYNGDSWPEETNKRFLEFVQNGGGVVVYHAADNAFSKWPEFNRICALGGWEGRNEDSGPYVYWQDGKLVKDSSAGPGGSHGQQHEYVLNGRNKENPIVKGLPLKWRHTKDELYDRMRGPGNIGDLLYTAYSDKETGGSGREEPLVFTVDYGNARIFHTMLGHAGATVEDNTAMQCTGFQVLLLRGAEWAATGKVTQKVPKDFPTETQCSYRKDYKEKK, from the coding sequence ATGAAACATTTATTCTTAGGAAAGCTATGGGTTGTGTTGCTCTCCCTTTTCTGTGTGTGCTCGGTTTCTGCACGCAAACCTATCAAGACGTTGCTGATCACCGGACAAAACAATCATAACTGGCAGGTTAGCCATGTCGTGTTAAAACAAATACTGGAAAACTCCGGTCGTTTCTCCGTCGATTTTGCCGTGTCGCCTTCACAAGGACAGGATATGTCGGGGTTTGTACTGGATTTTACGCCGTACGAATTGGTCGTGCTCGATTATAACGGCGATTCATGGCCGGAAGAAACCAATAAGCGTTTCCTTGAATTTGTACAGAATGGCGGGGGAGTCGTCGTTTATCATGCCGCAGATAATGCCTTTTCCAAATGGCCGGAGTTTAACAGGATATGTGCTTTGGGAGGATGGGAAGGACGTAATGAAGATTCCGGTCCATATGTATACTGGCAGGATGGAAAGTTGGTCAAGGATAGTTCTGCCGGTCCCGGCGGTTCGCATGGCCAGCAGCATGAATATGTATTGAACGGACGTAACAAGGAAAACCCCATCGTGAAAGGATTGCCGTTGAAGTGGCGTCATACAAAGGATGAACTGTATGATCGCATGCGTGGTCCGGGCAATATAGGCGATTTGCTTTATACGGCCTATTCGGATAAGGAAACCGGAGGTTCGGGGCGCGAGGAGCCGCTGGTCTTTACCGTCGATTATGGTAATGCGCGTATTTTCCATACCATGCTCGGACATGCCGGTGCTACGGTGGAAGATAATACGGCTATGCAATGTACAGGTTTCCAGGTCTTGTTGCTGCGTGGTGCAGAATGGGCAGCGACAGGAAAGGTAACCCAGAAGGTCCCGAAAGACTTCCCGACTGAGACGCAATGTAGTTACCGGAAAGATTATAAAGAAAAGAAATAA